The Effusibacillus pohliae DSM 22757 genomic sequence TTTTGACGTGCCGCCGCAGATCATTCAGGACCGGACGTTTGTCCCTTTCCGCGCATTGCTGGAAGCGTTGGGCGCCAATGTCTGGTGGGACGGGGCTACGAGAACCGCTTATGCGAATAAGGACGGGGTGACGGTCCGGATTCCCATCGGCAGCAAGCTGGTGTATCGCAACGGGCAGGCGATCCAAATGGATGTCGAGGCACAGCTGGTGCAAAACCGGACGCTGATTCCGTTGCGGTTTGTGTCAGAGGCGTTGGGAGCGCAAGTGGATTGGAAACCGGCGTCTGCCACCACGCCGTTGACCGTTTTCGTGCAAACCGCTTCCTCCGCGGCGAATGCGGAAACATCACCGCAGATCGAGGTGGTGAACGGGGACGGCAGGGTATCGCCGGACAAAATGCAACAGATTCAAAACTTGTTGCAAAACGGCCGTATCGGCCAGAAGGTCGCGCAAGCGTTTCGCCTGCGGTTCACGCAGCCGGTTCGTGTGTATCTGGCGGCCGACAAAGCAGGATACCGGCAAGTGATGCTCGCGCAACCCGCCCATCCCGTGAACGTGGACGAAGTGGCACAGTTTACTGATGGATTGGCCAAGGGGAATGACGTCTTCATTCCGTTATCGGAACATCCTGCGGAAAGCGATTTGAAAAATGTGCTGGCGCACGAATTGACACACGTTCTGTTTTTCCAAAACGGGCTGAACGTGATGCCGAGCTGGTTGAACGAAGGGCTCGCTTGGCACCAGGCGCTGCAGCTGGAATATGAAAATCTGCCCAATGTGGTGTCCGAAGGACGCAAGGCGGAGCTTAAGCAATATATACTAAAGGTGAAACAGGATGGCCGGCTGATCGGGTTGCTGAGCGATTCGGAGCAAACGATTGCCGCCCGCCCAGGCTACAATGTTGAGATCCAGGACTGGGCGGCAGTTGAGTACCTGATTGGGACCTACGGTTATGACAAGGTACTCGATTATTTGTCCCGTTCGAAACAATTGTGGCAGGATCCGTTTCGCTCTGTGTTTGGGCTGTCAGCCCAGAGTTTTGAAACAAACTTCAATGCGTATCTCGACAATCTGATCCAGCGAACTGACCGGGGAGTGCAAATCACATTCCGGGTGACGGATGAGTTCCACGGCCAATTCTTGCTTTTACCGAAAGGGCAGACGCAGTGGCGTGTGTATTCGCTGCCGCCCGGCGAGTATACGGTTACGGTATTACCGGATGGAACGGTCAGCGGTCTTAGCGGCGGCCAGCTGAGACAAGCGGCCGGCGCCGGCGAAATCGATGTGGTGTATGTGGGGCTTGCTCTGGAACAAGAGGTGGTGGAGCAGGGGAATGGGGTTCGTTTTGCCGGTTTTGCGATCCAGTACGGCTATGGGGAGTATTTTCTATTAAACGGGTGGAAGTCTTTCACAAACGGCTCCAACGATTACCTGGAAACCAATCGTCTATTAGGCATCGAAATCCTGCGAGTGCAATCGTTATAGCGAGCCGATGGGCAGGCCCTGCAAAAGTCATGCGGGGCCTTCCGTTGTTACGCCACCCAGCGATGCAGCGACCAGCTGTAAACGAACACCGTGAGCAGCAGCCCGAAAAGAAGGCAGAGGGCATAATACAGCCATCTATTTGCTTTGAAAAGTTCATACAGCCCCAAATAGAGCGGGAAAATCACCAAGGAATACCGCGTGTAACTGACGAAATAGTCGACCACTTGTCCTCTTGCGGGCGCGGATAAAGGAATCAGGAACAAAATCAACATCAAGATCCAATACGACAATCTCAGTTTGCGGAACGTGAACAACAGCACAACTGCGGTCAACAGAACGAACAAACCCTCCGCAAAAAAATAGATCCAGTACCAGTTAAAGGGATGCGTCAACAAATAGTTGAAGTTATAAGCGATCCCTTCGGTAAAAGTCAGCAACGGGTTGTAAAACCCTCTGCCAAACAGCGGCTGGGAGCGGGAGAACGCAAACGGATCGTGAAATTTCAACTGCAAATACGCCATATATGCAAAAAACGGAAGAAGCATGACCAACACGAGCAGAACCGACGCGCTCCGCTTGTTCAAAAATCGGCGAAATCCGCCGCGGAAGAACAGCCATACATCATTCCAGCTTTTCAGATTGAAATATTCCAGTGTATACGCAAGCGTTAAAAACACCCCCGTATTTCTTGTGATGCTCAGCAGCGAACCGCTCATTGCAGCTCTTGTCCACGAACTTGTTCGAATATAATAAAGCGTCATCAGCATCAGCATGAAATAGAGCGCTTCCGTATACACCGCCGAAAAAAAGAACGAAGTGGGGTAAACGGCAATCAACCACATGATTTTGCGAGTTTCCGTCTCGTCATAGTCGATTGCAATCAACTTGTAGGCAAAAAACAGCAGAACCAAAAAGCAACCGTTCGAAATCAGGACACCTGCTGCCGGAATGGACATAAAATGTTTGGCAGCAGCCAACAGGATCGGATAGAAAGGGAAAAATGCAGCGCTTTTCGGATCATAACCCCTCTCCGCAATCTGTCCGTACCAACCCGCATCCCAATAAAAGAAATTGTCGACCAATGCATAACGGAGACAGCCGGAAATCGAGAGTTCATCGATTCTGCCGCACGTTGCAAAAAAAGCGGGAATGACAACCAATAGTTTGTTGACGAAAAATACGAGAAGGATAAATGGAAACATGCGCAAAGATCCGCCCACTTCCTTTCAAATCGCTCCACATAGCGCGAACAGTCGGGTCTTCGTCAAACAAGGAACCTGACAGGCGTCAGATTCCTTGTTCGTTCAACAATCCCCGCAAATACTCCGCCAGCTTGTCTTTCATTTCGGACCGCTCTAGGGCAAATTCCAGATTCGCTTTCAGATAGCCGAGCTTGTCCCCGATGTCATACCGTTTGCCCGCGATCTCACATGCATACACTCGCCGGTGGCTGCACAGGGCGTCAATTGCATCGGTCAGCTGGATTTCGCCGCCGACGCCCGGTTCGGTCGCTTCCAGGTAGGCAAATACTTCCGGCTCAAGAATGTAACGTCCAATGATCGCAAGATTGGATGGCGGGTTGGAGATCGGCTTTTCCACCACGTGGCTGACCGGGAAGGCGCGATCCCCCTGGGCTGTCGGCGCCACAATTCCGTAACGATGCGTTTCCTCTGCAGGCACTTGTTGCACTCCGAGAACGCTGGCCTGATATTTTTCGTAAACGTCAATCAGCTGCCTCAGTGCGGGTGTGTGGCTGTTGACGATGTCATCCCCCAACAGCACCGCGAACGGCTCATTGCTGATGAAGTTCTTCGCGCAAAGCACGGCGTGTCCGAGACCGAGCGCCTCTTTCTGACGGATGTAATGGATGTTCGCCATATCGGAAATGTGGCGCGTTTCTTCCAGCAAATCCTTTTGATCTTTGCTTTCCAACAGCAGTTCCAGTTCGATGGAACGGTCAAAATGATCCTCGATCGCCCGTTTGTTGCGTCCCGTGATGATCAGAATGTCCTGGATGCCGGAAGCAACCGCTTCTTCCACAATATATTGAATGGTGGGCTTGTCCACGATCGGCAGCATCTCTTTCGGCTGTGCCTTGGTAGCAGGGAGAAACCGGGTTCCCAGTCCGGCAGCGGGTATGACCGCCTTGCGAATCGACATGAAAAATGACTCCTTTTTGATAGAGTGTTAAAAAGGTATTCGACAAAAAGTCAGGAATTCCTTTCTGGCAAAACAAGGACACCGGACAGCCGCCTCGCGGCAGCTCGAGCCACAAAACAGCAGCCATTGTGACCGGCGGTGCACAATGGCTGCTGCTTGATTATTCTTGCGGGGCGCTGGTCGGTTTCTTTTGATCCGGTTTGGTTTCCACGTTGAAATAAGCATCCAGCATCTTCTCGGCGATGGGCCCGGCCATTTCATACGAGTGCGCGTTGAGGGGCCCGTCGATCACGACGGTGGATACGACGATTTTCGGATTGTTGTACGGGGCGAATCCGACAAACCAATAGTTTTCCGTACCGCGGCCGGTTTCCGAGGTCCCCGTCTTGCCGGCTACGTCGTACGGTTTGTTCCCGAACGTATAGCTGGCAGTCCCGTAGGGGGCGTGCGTCACGTCCCGCATTCCGTCCCGTACGT encodes the following:
- a CDS encoding stalk domain-containing protein is translated as MKNRWIPLRLKHWVAGLAVIVGLSAASQPTQAAGPDVVVLLNGKPLSFDVPPQIIQDRTFVPFRALLEALGANVWWDGATRTAYANKDGVTVRIPIGSKLVYRNGQAIQMDVEAQLVQNRTLIPLRFVSEALGAQVDWKPASATTPLTVFVQTASSAANAETSPQIEVVNGDGRVSPDKMQQIQNLLQNGRIGQKVAQAFRLRFTQPVRVYLAADKAGYRQVMLAQPAHPVNVDEVAQFTDGLAKGNDVFIPLSEHPAESDLKNVLAHELTHVLFFQNGLNVMPSWLNEGLAWHQALQLEYENLPNVVSEGRKAELKQYILKVKQDGRLIGLLSDSEQTIAARPGYNVEIQDWAAVEYLIGTYGYDKVLDYLSRSKQLWQDPFRSVFGLSAQSFETNFNAYLDNLIQRTDRGVQITFRVTDEFHGQFLLLPKGQTQWRVYSLPPGEYTVTVLPDGTVSGLSGGQLRQAAGAGEIDVVYVGLALEQEVVEQGNGVRFAGFAIQYGYGEYFLLNGWKSFTNGSNDYLETNRLLGIEILRVQSL
- the galU gene encoding UTP--glucose-1-phosphate uridylyltransferase GalU codes for the protein MSIRKAVIPAAGLGTRFLPATKAQPKEMLPIVDKPTIQYIVEEAVASGIQDILIITGRNKRAIEDHFDRSIELELLLESKDQKDLLEETRHISDMANIHYIRQKEALGLGHAVLCAKNFISNEPFAVLLGDDIVNSHTPALRQLIDVYEKYQASVLGVQQVPAEETHRYGIVAPTAQGDRAFPVSHVVEKPISNPPSNLAIIGRYILEPEVFAYLEATEPGVGGEIQLTDAIDALCSHRRVYACEIAGKRYDIGDKLGYLKANLEFALERSEMKDKLAEYLRGLLNEQGI